A single genomic interval of Arachis duranensis cultivar V14167 chromosome 7, aradu.V14167.gnm2.J7QH, whole genome shotgun sequence harbors:
- the LOC107496154 gene encoding cellulose synthase-like protein E1 isoform X4, with the protein MVVKRSDDEESLFETTKSRGSFLHRVFSMSLFVAICFVYAYRLTHIPTGGEDHGGGEDYYYGTWTWLGLLAAELWFGLYWVLTQAVRWNLVFRKTFKKRLAQRYEESKLPEVDIFVCTADPEVEPPIMVINTVLSHMAYDYPSEKLSVYLSDDAASDLTFYALLEASLFAKHWLPFCKKFNVQPTSPAAYFNNILLHHNHATKEFANIKKLYDEMKKRIEDATKLGRVASEERSKHRGFSQWDSYSSRRDHDTILQIILHKKEPHNSKDEDGNYLPTLVYLAREKRPQHHHNFKAGAMNSLLRVSSVISNAKIILNVDCDMYSNSSESVRDALCFLMDEEKGHEIAFVQFPQTFENILKHDIYSSTLLSIVDVEMHGADHYGGPFYIGTCCFHRRDALSGMKFSVGYKNELLKSERDNSIEENLHELEVKSKALASCNYEKNTLWGKEMGVRYGCLVEDVMTGLCIHLQGWKSVYYSPPRKAFYGVAPTTLLQALVQHKRWAEGQVQILLSEHCPALYGHGRISLGHQLGYSYCNCWALTSLSKLYYSIIPSLYLLRGIPLFPKMSSIWFIPFAYVIVGESARSLLEFVLFGSTIQGWWNDLRMVLYKGTSSYLFALIDSISKLFGLPDSPFTVTAKVMEEDVSERYEKQVMEFGAASPLFTVLATIALLNLFCLLGILKELALCEDWFETYKKMSLQILLCGFLVLINIPIYQGLFLRKDKGRLPSSIAIKSTVLALSTCILFNMLKD; encoded by the exons ATGGTTGTAAAGAGGAGTGATGATGAAGAATCATTGTTTGAGACAACCAAATCAAGAGGGAGCTTCCTACATAGGGTGTTCTCAATGTCTTTGTTTGTGGCCATCTGCTTTGTCTATGCTTACCGGTTGACCCACATACCCACTGGTGGAGAAGACCACGGCGGCGGCGAAGATTACTACTATGGCACATGGACTTGGCTCGGGTTGCTCGCGGCGGAGCTGTGGTTCGGCCTCTACTGGGTCTTGACTCAAGCCGTCCGGTGGAACTTAGTGTTTAGGAAAACCTTCAAAAAGAGACTAGCTCAAAG atATGAAGAAAGCAAGTTACCAGAAGTGGACATATTTGTGTGCACAGCAGATCCAGAAGTTGAGCCACCAATAATGGTGATCAACACAGTGCTGTCTCATATGGCTTATGACTATCCTTCTGAGAAGCTCAGTGTTTATCTCTCTGATGATGCTGCTTCTGATCTCACTTTCTATGCTCTTTTGGAGGCTTCTCTCTTTGCTAAGCATTGGTTACCTTTCTGCAAGAAATTCAATGTTCAACCTACGTCTCCAGCtgcttattttaataatatcctTCTTCACCATAATCATGCTACTAAAGAATTCGCAAACATTAAG AAATTATACGATGAGATGAAAAAAAGAATTGAAGATGCAACTAAGTTGGGAAGAGTTGCGAGTGAAGAACGTTCTAAGCATAGAGGGTTTTCTCAGTGGGATTCATATTCTTCTCGACGTGACCATGACACAATTCTTCAA ATAATACTGCATAAAAAAGAGCCGCATAATTCTAAAGATGAAGATGGGAATTATTTGCCAACTCTTGTGTATTTGGCTCGTGAGAAGAGACCCCAACATCATCACAATTTCAAAGCTGGAGCCATGAACTCTTTG cTAAGGGTGTCATCAGTGATTAGCAATGCGAAGATCATTTTAAATGTAGATTGTGACATGTACTCAAACAGTTCAGAATCAGTGAGGGATGCTCTTTGCTTTTTGATGGATGAAGAGAAAGGCCATGAAATTGCTTTTGTGCAGTTCCCTCAGACTTTTGAGAACATTCTCAAGCATGACATATACAGCAGCACTCTATTATCAATTGTTGAT GTGGAGATGCATGGTGCGGATCATTATGGTGGCCCTTTCTATATTGGAACATGCTGCTTTCATAGGAGAGATGCTCTAAGTGGGATGAAGTTTAGTGTTGGATACAAGAATGAGTTATTAAAGAGTGAGAGAGACAATTCCATAGAAGAAAACTTGCATGAATTAGAAGTAAAATCAAAGGCTCTAGCAAGTTGCAACTATGAGAAAAACACACTATGGGGAAAAGAG ATGGGTGTGAGATATGGGTGTCTAGTGGAGGATGTGATGACAGGATTGTGTATACATTTGCAAGGATGGAAATCAGTGTACTATAGCCCACCAAGGAAGGCTTTCTATGGTGTTGCTCCAACCACCTTGCTTCAAGCACTTGTTCAGCACAAGAGATGGGCTGAAGGACaagttcaaattcttctttCTGAGCATTGTCCAGCATTATATGGCCATGGAAGGATCAGCTTAGGCCACCAATTGGGATATTCTTACTGCAATTGTTGGGCACTCACCTCCTTATCAAAGCTATATTACTCCATCATCCCTTCACTCTATCTCCTTAGAGGCATTCCCTTGTTTCCAAAG ATGTCTAGCATATGGTTCATACCTTTTGCATATGTAATAGTGGGTGAAAGTGCTCGCAGTTTGTTGGAGTTTGTGTTATTTGGAAGCACAATCCAAGGTTGGTGGAATGACCTAAGGATGGTGCTGTACAAGGGAACAAGCTCTTACCTATTTGCTCTCATAGACAGCATCTCCAAGTTATTTGGCCTTCCAGATTCTCCCTTTACAGTCACAGCTAAGGTCATGGAGGAAGATGTTTCCGAACGATACGAGAAACAAGTTATGGAGTTTGGAGCAGCTTCTCCATTGTTCACTGTATTGGCAACAATTGCATTGCTCAATTTGTTCTGTTTACTTGGCATTTTGAAGGAGTTAGCCCTTTGTGAAGACTGGTTTGAAACTTATAAGAAAATGTCCTTGCAAATTCTGTTGTGTGGGTTCTTGGTACTTATCAATATTCCTATATACCAAGGACTTTTCTTAAGGAAGGATAAGGGCAGATTGCCAAGCTCTATTGCCATTAAATCAACAGTATTGGCTCTAAGCACATGCATCCTCTTCAACATGTTGAAAGATTAA
- the LOC107496154 gene encoding cellulose synthase-like protein E1 isoform X6 has translation MVVKRSDDEESLFETTKSRGSFLHRVFSMSLFVAICFVYAYRLTHIPTGGEDHGGGEDYYYGTWTWLGLLAAELWFGLYWVLTQAVRWNLVFRKTFKKRLAQRYEESKLPEVDIFVCTADPEVEPPIMVINTVLSHMAYDYPSEKLSVYLSDDAASDLTFYALLEASLFAKHWLPFCKKFNVQPTSPAAYFNNILLHHNHATKEFANIKIILHKKEPHNSKDEDGNYLPTLVYLAREKRPQHHHNFKAGAMNSLLRVSSVISNAKIILNVDCDMYSNSSESVRDALCFLMDEEKGHEIAFVQFPQTFENILKHDIYSSTLLSIVDVEMHGADHYGGPFYIGTCCFHRRDALSGMKFSVGYKNELLKSERDNSIEENLHELEVKSKALASCNYEKNTLWGKEMGVRYGCLVEDVMTGLCIHLQGWKSVYYSPPRKAFYGVAPTTLLQALVQHKRWAEGQVQILLSEHCPALYGHGRISLGHQLGYSYCNCWALTSLSKLYYSIIPSLYLLRGIPLFPKMSSIWFIPFAYVIVGESARSLLEFVLFGSTIQGWWNDLRMVLYKGTSSYLFALIDSISKLFGLPDSPFTVTAKVMEEDVSERYEKQVMEFGAASPLFTVLATIALLNLFCLLGILKELALCEDWFETYKKMSLQILLCGFLVLINIPIYQGLFLRKDKGRLPSSIAIKSTVLALSTCILFNMLKD, from the exons ATGGTTGTAAAGAGGAGTGATGATGAAGAATCATTGTTTGAGACAACCAAATCAAGAGGGAGCTTCCTACATAGGGTGTTCTCAATGTCTTTGTTTGTGGCCATCTGCTTTGTCTATGCTTACCGGTTGACCCACATACCCACTGGTGGAGAAGACCACGGCGGCGGCGAAGATTACTACTATGGCACATGGACTTGGCTCGGGTTGCTCGCGGCGGAGCTGTGGTTCGGCCTCTACTGGGTCTTGACTCAAGCCGTCCGGTGGAACTTAGTGTTTAGGAAAACCTTCAAAAAGAGACTAGCTCAAAG atATGAAGAAAGCAAGTTACCAGAAGTGGACATATTTGTGTGCACAGCAGATCCAGAAGTTGAGCCACCAATAATGGTGATCAACACAGTGCTGTCTCATATGGCTTATGACTATCCTTCTGAGAAGCTCAGTGTTTATCTCTCTGATGATGCTGCTTCTGATCTCACTTTCTATGCTCTTTTGGAGGCTTCTCTCTTTGCTAAGCATTGGTTACCTTTCTGCAAGAAATTCAATGTTCAACCTACGTCTCCAGCtgcttattttaataatatcctTCTTCACCATAATCATGCTACTAAAGAATTCGCAAACATTAAG ATAATACTGCATAAAAAAGAGCCGCATAATTCTAAAGATGAAGATGGGAATTATTTGCCAACTCTTGTGTATTTGGCTCGTGAGAAGAGACCCCAACATCATCACAATTTCAAAGCTGGAGCCATGAACTCTTTG cTAAGGGTGTCATCAGTGATTAGCAATGCGAAGATCATTTTAAATGTAGATTGTGACATGTACTCAAACAGTTCAGAATCAGTGAGGGATGCTCTTTGCTTTTTGATGGATGAAGAGAAAGGCCATGAAATTGCTTTTGTGCAGTTCCCTCAGACTTTTGAGAACATTCTCAAGCATGACATATACAGCAGCACTCTATTATCAATTGTTGAT GTGGAGATGCATGGTGCGGATCATTATGGTGGCCCTTTCTATATTGGAACATGCTGCTTTCATAGGAGAGATGCTCTAAGTGGGATGAAGTTTAGTGTTGGATACAAGAATGAGTTATTAAAGAGTGAGAGAGACAATTCCATAGAAGAAAACTTGCATGAATTAGAAGTAAAATCAAAGGCTCTAGCAAGTTGCAACTATGAGAAAAACACACTATGGGGAAAAGAG ATGGGTGTGAGATATGGGTGTCTAGTGGAGGATGTGATGACAGGATTGTGTATACATTTGCAAGGATGGAAATCAGTGTACTATAGCCCACCAAGGAAGGCTTTCTATGGTGTTGCTCCAACCACCTTGCTTCAAGCACTTGTTCAGCACAAGAGATGGGCTGAAGGACaagttcaaattcttctttCTGAGCATTGTCCAGCATTATATGGCCATGGAAGGATCAGCTTAGGCCACCAATTGGGATATTCTTACTGCAATTGTTGGGCACTCACCTCCTTATCAAAGCTATATTACTCCATCATCCCTTCACTCTATCTCCTTAGAGGCATTCCCTTGTTTCCAAAG ATGTCTAGCATATGGTTCATACCTTTTGCATATGTAATAGTGGGTGAAAGTGCTCGCAGTTTGTTGGAGTTTGTGTTATTTGGAAGCACAATCCAAGGTTGGTGGAATGACCTAAGGATGGTGCTGTACAAGGGAACAAGCTCTTACCTATTTGCTCTCATAGACAGCATCTCCAAGTTATTTGGCCTTCCAGATTCTCCCTTTACAGTCACAGCTAAGGTCATGGAGGAAGATGTTTCCGAACGATACGAGAAACAAGTTATGGAGTTTGGAGCAGCTTCTCCATTGTTCACTGTATTGGCAACAATTGCATTGCTCAATTTGTTCTGTTTACTTGGCATTTTGAAGGAGTTAGCCCTTTGTGAAGACTGGTTTGAAACTTATAAGAAAATGTCCTTGCAAATTCTGTTGTGTGGGTTCTTGGTACTTATCAATATTCCTATATACCAAGGACTTTTCTTAAGGAAGGATAAGGGCAGATTGCCAAGCTCTATTGCCATTAAATCAACAGTATTGGCTCTAAGCACATGCATCCTCTTCAACATGTTGAAAGATTAA
- the LOC107496036 gene encoding uncharacterized protein LOC107496036, whose product MAQVLYLRLCLPAEPRKFSPSSSTSSSSSSSSSKPSKTTSLIRLLKTQKLNSEVSPHRAVSAVRLMRIELGGAFADLLNEKGKGSGENEMGYVQRTLGFRTRELNHHDLRLVTDIVGGTIRWRRYLDHLISSVCHDKDISSMEPLLLQILRIGFYEIVKLDMPPYAVVDENVRLAKVALRPGAGNMVNGILRKLVALKEDEVLPLPRVEGDDRAQARALATLYSHPVWMVRRWTKYLGQEETIKLMKWNNSEPSFSLRANQARGFSRDDLVMQLNALKVPYSVSPHLDEFVRVKTGLQTVIHAGLLRKGLCSVQDESAGLVVSIVDPQPGETVIDCCAAPGGKTLYMASRLCGQGLVFAVDVNRGRLRILKETAKLHQVDGVVTTVHADLRVLTDGEALKSNKVLLDAPCSGLGVLSKRADLRWNRKLEDMEDLKKLQDELLDAAAKLVKPGGVLVYSTCSIDPEENEERVAAFLQRHAEFRIDPVDRFVPPDFVTDGGFYFSNPVKHSLDGSFAARLVRAS is encoded by the exons ATGGCGCAAGTGCTGTACCTGCGGTTGTGTCTCCCTGCAGAACCCCGAAAATTctcaccttcttcttctacttcttcttcttcttcttcttcttcttccaaaccTTCAAAAACCACTTCATTGAT TCGCTTGCTCAAAACCCAGAAGCTGAATTCAGAGGTTTCTCCTCACAGAGCTG TCTCAGCTGTGAGATTGATGAGGATAGAGCTTGGTGGTGCTTTTGCTGACCTTCTCAATGAGAAAGGCAAAGGTTCTGGCGAGAATGAGATGGGATATGTCCAGAGAACGCTCGGCTTTCGAACCCGGGAATTGAATCATCATGATCTTAGATTG GTTACTGACATTGTTGGCGGCACAATTCGTTGGAGAAGATATCTTGATCATCTGATCAGTTCAGTTTGTCATGATAAAGATATATCTAGTATGGAACCTCTTCTCTTACAG ATTCTAAGAATAGGATTCTATGAGATTGTCAAATTAGATATGCCGCCATATGCTGTtgtagatgag AATGTTAGGCTTGCCAAAGTTGCGCTTAGACCTGGTGCCGGCAACATGGTCAACGGAATCCTCCGAAAGCTAGTTGCACTCAAG GAAGATGAGGTTCTTCCTTTGCCCAGAGTGGAGGGTGATGATCGTGCCCAAGCCCGTGCTTTAGCAACTCTATACTCACACCCAGTT TGGATGGTAAGGAGATGGACAAAGTATCTTGGCCAGGAAgaaaccattaaattgatgaaaTGGAACAACAGTGAACCTAGTTTCAGCTTAAG AGCAAACCAGGCAAGAGGTTTTTCGAGAGATGACCTTGTGATGCAGCTTAATGCATTGAAG GTCCCATACAGCGTTTCACCACATTTGGATGAATTTGTTCGCGTCAAAACCGGATTGCAG ACTGTAATTCATGCCGGATTACTCAGAAAAGGCTTATGTTCAGTTCAAGATGAAAGTGCAG GTCTGGTAGTCTCTATTGTGGATCCTCAACCGGGTGAAACTGTGATTGATTGCTGTGCTGCTCCTGGTGGAAAGACCTTATACATGGCCTCTCGTTTATGTGGCCAAG GTTTGGTATTTGCAGTTGATGTAAATCGTGGCAGATTGAGGATTCTCAAAGAGACAGCAAAGTTGCACCAAGTAGACGGCGTTGTTACCACCGTCCACGCCGATCTTCGCGTGTTAACG GATGGTGAAGCGCTAAAGAGTAACAAAGTTTTGTTGGATGCTCCATGCTCTGGGCTTGGTGTTCTTTCGAAGAGAGCAGATTTGCGATGGAACCGGAAGCTGGAAGATATGGAAGACCTGAAGAAATTACAGGACGAGCTCCTCGATGCGGCGGCCAA ATTGGTAAAACCTGGTGGAGTGTTAGTTTATAGTACATGCTCCATAGATCCTGAAGAGAATGAGGAGAGGGTAGCAGCATTTCTTCAAAGACATGCG GAATTTCGCATTGATCCTGTAGACAGATTTGTTCCACCTGATTTTGTGACGGACGGTGGTTTCTATTTTTCTAACCCGGTAAAGCATTCGCTCGATGGCTCCTTTGCGGCTCGATTGGTGCGCGCTTCCTAA
- the LOC107496164 gene encoding uncharacterized protein LOC107496164, with translation MKNESAMATQEDDDDEINPFTTVLNDQDHHEQQPNSLTTVHDGAPEQQSYSLLSIESTVVIRQLPSEGLSFQLWPAATALISLLDSYRSSPSTSPLSAAFSGSQRQLRILELGSGTGIVGIVAAATLGGNVTITDLPHVVPNLQFNTDANKEVVTSNGGAVTVAALRWGNVDDVAEIGRDFDVVLASDVVYHDHLYEPLLETLRFLLLGFEEEKDMKKKEKETVFVMAHLKRWKKESAFFKKAKKLFDVDVLHTCAPSDGDRVGVLVYRFVPKRLIAPSEV, from the coding sequence atgaAGAACGAAAGCGCAATGGCGACTCAGGAAGATGACGATGACGAAATAAACCCCTTCACCACCGTCCTAAACGACCAAGACCACCACGAACAACAACCTAACAGCTTAACCACCGTACACGACGGCGCACCGGAGCAACAGAGCTACTCACTCCTTTCGATCGAGTCAACGGTCGTGATTCGCCAGCTCCCTTCCGAGGGACTCTCCTTCCAGCTCTGGCCCGCCGCCACCGCACTCATCTCTCTTCTTGATAGCTACCGTTCCAGCCCTTCCACCAGCCCCCTCTCCGCTGCTTTCTCCGGCAGCCAGCGCCAGCTCAGGATCCTCGAGCTAGGCTCCGGCACAGGAATCGTCGGAATCGTAGCCGCCGCCACGCTCGGCGGCAATGTGACCATCACGGACCTTCCTCACGTCGTTCCGAATCTCCAATTCAACACAGACGCCAACAAAGAAGTTGTTACGTCCAATGGCGGCGCCGTAACTGTGGCGGCGCTGAGATGGGGAAATGTTGATGACGTGGCAGAGATAGGGCGCGATTTCGACGTTGTTCTGGCTTCGGATGTGGTTTATCACGACCACCTGTACGAACCGCTCCTCGAAACGCTGCGTTTTTTGTTGTTAGGGTTCGAGGAGGAGAAAGATatgaagaaaaaggagaaggagaCGGTGTTTGTGATGGCTCACTTGAAGAGGTGGAAGAAGGAATCGGCGTTCTTCAAGAAAGCGAAGAAGCTCTTCGACGTTGACGTTTTGCACACTTGTGCTCCCTCCGATGGTGATAGGGTTGGTGTTCTTGTTTACCGCTTTGTTCCCAAGCGTTTGATTGCTCCTTCAGAAGTGTGA
- the LOC107496155 gene encoding protein NOI4 isoform X1: MSQEKGQPLPKFGEWDVNDPASAEGYTVIFNKARDEKKTGGKPESPGKADPHTAKPALDPGKTASKKWFCCIQNPPAES, translated from the exons ATGTCG CAGGAAAAGGGTCAGCCACTACCTAAGTTTGGTGAATGGGATGTTAATGATCCAGCTTCAGCGGAAGGGTACACTGTAATCTTTAACAAAGCTAGGGATGAGAAGAAGACTGGTGGCAAACCTGAGTCACCCGGAAAAGCTGATCCTCATACTGCCAAGCCTGCATTAGATCCCGGCAAAACTGCGAGT AAGAAATGGTTTTGCTGCATACAAAATCCTCCTGCAGAATCATAG
- the LOC107496155 gene encoding protein NOI4 isoform X2, which produces MSEKGQPLPKFGEWDVNDPASAEGYTVIFNKARDEKKTGGKPESPGKADPHTAKPALDPGKTASKKWFCCIQNPPAES; this is translated from the exons ATGTCG GAAAAGGGTCAGCCACTACCTAAGTTTGGTGAATGGGATGTTAATGATCCAGCTTCAGCGGAAGGGTACACTGTAATCTTTAACAAAGCTAGGGATGAGAAGAAGACTGGTGGCAAACCTGAGTCACCCGGAAAAGCTGATCCTCATACTGCCAAGCCTGCATTAGATCCCGGCAAAACTGCGAGT AAGAAATGGTTTTGCTGCATACAAAATCCTCCTGCAGAATCATAG